The following is a genomic window from Anser cygnoides isolate HZ-2024a breed goose chromosome 33, Taihu_goose_T2T_genome, whole genome shotgun sequence.
AGCGACAGCTACGAGAACGTCCCCCGCGCGTGACACCCCAAAAACAAACCCTCCCCTGTACAGAACCCCAAATACACAAATACCCGTTTTCTCCCCCAAAACGCCTGGTCTTTcaccctacccccccccccccaggcctggGTGCTGCTCCCCCCTGTGCCACCCGCCCGGTgccaccgtccccgtccccgcgccACGGCAGGCATTAAGGTGAGCGCCGGGCCCAGTTTCCACAGGGCGCTGCTTTACTGGGAGGAGTGGGGCAGGAGCGGGGGGGCGCCGTGCGCCCGGGCTGGCTTcaccccccccaggcccccatcACGCCCCCGGCACCGCGGCGGGGCCCGTGCCCAGCTGGAGGCAGTTTGGGGCTGAAAACGGCCATTTCCTGCGCAGAAAAACCTCCAATTCTGCACCGAgcggtggctggggggggggggggggggggcctggggatgGGGGCGAGGGACGGCGGCGGCGCGAGGACGAGGTCAGGATTTGGGCTCGAGCATCTCGTACGTGTCCTGGTTCtcggtgctgagcccctgccGTGGGAGAGGGGGTTACGGGTttgcctgcccccccccccccaaaaaaaaaacctgcagccCAATAGTGGGGATTTTTCCACCCAAAACGGTGCCCCAGGAGGGGCCCTGGGTAGCTGCTGGGGTGGGCGTGGGGACCCCGGGGACGTGAGGCACCCCGCGAACCACGGCACCCACGGGATGGGGGCACCCCATGGgatttaccccccccccccccccaaacacccagCACCCACGGGATGGGGGCACCCCATGGGatttaccccccccccagcaccccagggatgACTTACGGTGTAGATAGcttcttctttctgctgcaaaaaaaaagaaagagaaagagaaagagctgccctgggaggggggggcagggggggttCACCCGGCTCCccgcccccgcagccccctccccctgcGAGCGGCCCTAGAAATGGAGAATTTTCTAGGATTTTTcacttcctcccccccccccccccccggcacccaccacatctgggtgccccccccgcaggtTTTTCCCCGTTTCCCTCCCCAGCGTTGCGCAGAACGCGGGCGGTCACCGCTGGTCCCcacccccggagccccccctggcctcccagtgcccccccccccccccccctcggctGTCCCCTCGCAccggtcgggggggggggtgacaaaGGGACTTTACCTCCTTGGCCGCTTTGGAGGCACCCTGCGATGCTCTGCGAGCCAGGAACTGCGGGGAGGCAAAGGGGTCAGCCCGAGACGTCCCCCCAAAATAACctccggggggtgggggggggaaaaaaccccGCAGAGCCCCGGGGATCCCGCTGCGGCCGGGTCCAGCCCCAAAAGGGGGGGCTGTAGCCGTGTCCCCCGGTGGTCGCGGCGCTCACCTTGAGGCGGCAGTACAGGACGGTGAGGGCGATGCCGTAGAGGAAGAGGACGGCGTCCAGCACGTAGCACAGCTCCGGCTCCATCGGCGCCTCTGCGGAGCGAGGAcagggggtgcggggggggggggcagcggggccgtgaCACCCCGGGCCAGATCCTGCACGTGTCCCGGTCACCCCCAGTTTGGCTGCGCCGCCACCGAGCTCCATCCTTCTCCGCGTGCCCGGGGACCGCAGCGGCGCCCACGTCGCGTCTCCGACGGCTTCAGTGagcccccgggtgccccccgggtgggggacagggcagagctcccccccccccatcagaCACCCCGCTGACCCCAGGGGTGCCACCAGAGCCACCGGGGGTGCCTTCGACGGATCCTGGCTCACCCCGAAGGGCGAGGACAGCGCTGACCGAGCCAGGCCAGCGCCCACGcacccacccagctgctcccctGTCCCCCGGCCACCCCCAGCAAGGTccccgtcccctgtcccccccccccccaagcccggtccccgtccccgtgcccggTCCCTACCCGCTGCCGGCACCCGGAGGCGCAGGGCTGTGGCCGGCGGCGCTCGTCCTGCCGCGGCCGGCGGGGTCGGCGGGGCCGGGCGTTGCGCTGGAGTCAGCGACCGCAGGGCGAGCGCtttcctccccagcagctcGCGCCgccctcgtgcccccccccccccgccaccgccgcttcccctcctc
Proteins encoded in this region:
- the FCER1G gene encoding high affinity immunoglobulin epsilon receptor subunit gamma, encoding MSGPRAHHPLREDPPCFPSPGAASRGYFWPFCPRRPRVCTQLGLAAPLGAPPVPGWHLGTGRVATPGDSSVTSRRGAAWPDGGWRRGSGGGGGGGARGRRELLGRKALALRSLTPAQRPAPPTPPAAAGRAPPATALRLRVPAAEAPMEPELCYVLDAVLFLYGIALTVLYCRLKFLARRASQGASKAAKEQKEEAIYTGLSTENQDTYEMLEPKS